The following proteins are co-located in the Larus michahellis chromosome 9, bLarMic1.1, whole genome shotgun sequence genome:
- the PEX11A gene encoding peroxisomal membrane protein 11A, protein MESFVDFTNRSQGRDQLFRATQYTCMLLSYLIEHKADKKKLVMKLKQLESSMSSGRKMFRLGNMVHALVAARRTTQLPDVVPRFCLTASNLTRALYFVCDAVLWLKSVGLQPDIDKPKWRNWATKCYYFSLLMNLARDWYEISWRVEQAVQEEKTKENFFWDKHNEELNCVKCDGLHSFLLLLFQILKRHPPLLLDLVKNLCDLSGPLDTLGIYKTNPGVIGFCGILSSLVGILTLSSPHLKLKQ, encoded by the exons ATGGAGAGTTTCGTGGACTTCACCAACCGCAGCCAGGGCCGCGACCAGCTGTTCCG agcCACTCAGTACACATGCATGTTGCTTAGCTATTTAATAGAGCATAAGGCTGATAAAAAGAAGCTGGTAATGAAACTCAAGCAGTTGGAATCTAGCATGAGCTCTGGCCGGAAAA TGTTCCGCCTGGGCAACATGGTACACGCCTTGGTAGCAGCCAGGAGAACTACGCAGCTGCCAGATGTGGTTCCTCGCTTCTGTCTTACAGCCTCCAACCTGACCCGTGCCCTCTACTTTGTCTGCGATGCGGTCCTGTGGTTGAAGAGCGTTGGGCTCCAACCTGACATCGATAAGCCAAAGTGGCGGAATTGGGCTACCAAGTGTTACTACTTTTCACTCCTGATGAATCTAGCCAGGGACTGGTATGAGATCTCCTGGAGGGTGGAACAAGCTGTacaggaagaaaagacaaaagagaaTTTCTTCTGGGACAAACACAATGAGGAACTAAACTGTGTGAAATGTGATGGTTTGCACAGTTTTCTCCTCCTACTGTTTCAGATACTGAAACGacatcctcctctgctgctggactTGGTGAAGAATCTCTGTGATCTCTCAGGCCCTTTGGATACACTAGGGATCTACAAGACCAACCCGGGAGTGATTGGTTTCTGTGGCATCCTTTCCTCCCTGGTGGGGATCCTCACATTATCAAGCCCACATCTGAAGCTGAAACAATGA
- the WDR93 gene encoding WD repeat-containing protein 93, translating into MAAYIQKHPLNIPPPSENDWLKNDEEDFFLQDPDRKRDALSQPFRMVNKLVMMVFENAMEIIEKREMLREAQKLKVQPTKFFPTAEFQVTGRANCLAVSGKYIFVGLSVGLAAFKISDCKEVCACDAVKTEICAIHASDLGHECHILLAVDEMGLVWLFFFHKESFLLIQILNETEDISKRNTSVEVVLSPGGDYAGVLLQDSAKAWLEIYRLPKDSWLKEMEKKAGAAEACREKRSSWTSVESPVPANKADRKLSLPALLLQVKPPKPITGSSFKSPLDALKKVDDGSMLGLGYNHLIKDSQWEQQEAIFRSTYREYLEAEGERESKEEIPRRATFHFLLPSRILQVGPEMKVQPDVPAGISVHWDGSHNLCFYLLNRLLKEQVDSDPKPDVVWPCAAPIACSAVSSCSRYLALACEDATITIWDEHLGYPLSVTAILEERLIRSIHFLQSSAGASDETPCPGTDPACPIVQLLVLCTDSSFYLVKAPGAGKSSVTLLADRPEDPNLAISAMVPVLAFPSAALVFSWDGTVSLMNTATSQIVYCFSIPPSHAVASPWQPVFTVDGVNWCLLLRGDKQQQADALTQSRPSDSTIFIFDFNSYPLKEAFPKEPDLPLKSLQNLPWIERCNMFLRDRQQSLLGLREQLPEYWSRLQAQAAAMDKERQKGKGQKKP; encoded by the exons ATGGCTGCGTATATCCAGAAGCATCCCCTGAATATTCCTCCACCATCGGAAAACGACTGGCTAAAGAATGACGAGGAAGATTTCTTCCTGCAGGATCCCGATCGAAAGCGTGATGCTTTGTCTCAGCCCTTCAGGATGGTCAACAAGCTGGTGATGATGGTTTTTGAGAATGCTATGGAAATCATTGAAAAAAGGGAGATGCTCCGAGAAGCGCAAAAACTAAAGGTCCAGCCCACAAAATTCTTTCCTACAGCTGAATTCCAG GTAACTGGAAGGGCCAATTGCCTTGCAGTGTCTGGAAAATACATCTTTGTTGGCCTGTCCGTGGGCCTGGCTGCCTTCAAGATCTCTGACTGTAAGGAAGTCTGTGCTTGTGACGCAGTCAAGACGGAGATTTGTGCCATCCATGCTTCGGATTTGGGGCATGAGTGCCACATCCTGCTTGCTGTGGATGAAATGG GTCTTGTCTGGCTCTTCTTCTTTCACAAGGAAAGCTTCCTACTCATTCAAATCCTAAATGAAACA GAGGATATCAGCAAACGAAATACTAGTGTGGAGGTGGTGCTCTCCCCGGGAGGTGATTACGCAGGAGTCCTGCTGCAAG ACAGCGCAAAAGCTTGGCTGGAGATCTACAGATTGCCTAAGGATTCCTGGCTGAAGGAGatggaaaagaaggcaggagctgcagaagcttgcagggagaagaggtcaagTTGGACATCTGTG GAGTCTCCTGTGCCTGCAAACAAAGCTGATAGAAAGCTGAGtctcccagcgctgctgctgcaaGTGAAGCCACCCAAACCCATTACAG GAAGTAGTTTTAAAAGCCCTTTGGATGCCTTGAAGAAAGTGGATGATGGCAGCATGCTTGGCTTGGGGTACAATCACCTAATCAAGGACTCCCAGTGGGAGCAGCAGGAAGCAATCTTCCGCAGCACTTACCGGGAGTATCTGGAGGCCGAGGGCGAGAGAGAGAGCAAGGAGGAGATCCCCAG acgtgctacttttcattttctcctgcctAGCCGGATCCTACAGGTGGGACCTGAAATGAAAGTGCAGCCAG ATGTTCCAGCTGGCATCAGCGTGCACTGGGATGGAAGCCACAATCTCTGCTTCTACTTACTTAACCGTCTGCTCAAGGAGCAAGTGG ATTCTGATCCAAAACCTGATGTTGTGTGGCCATGTGCAGCTCCAATTGCATGCTCGGCTGTCAGCTCCTGCTCCAGGTACCTGGCACTGGCATGTGAAGATGCAACAATAACTATTTGGGATGAACACCTAG GATACCCACTGTCTGTGACTGCCATTCTAGAGGAACGTCTTATCCGTAGTATCCACTTCCTGCAGAGTTCTGCAGGTGCCAGCGATGAGACACCTTGCCCTGGTACAGATCCTGCCTGTCCCATCGTGCAGCTTCTAGTGCTATGTACAGACAGCTCTTTCTATTTGGTGAAAGCACCCGGGGCCGGGAAGTCCAGTGTCACGCTCCTGGCAGACAG GCCTGAAGATCCAAATCTTGCCATCAGCGCCATGGTGCCTGTCCTGGCATTCCCCAGTGCA GCCCTGGTCTTCTCCTGGGATGGCACAGTGTCCCTGATGAACACAGCCACATCACAGATTGTTTACTGCTTCAGTATTCCACCTTCTCATGCTGTAGCGTCTCCCTGGCAGCCAGTGTTCACAGTGGATGGTGTGAATTGGTGCCTGCTGCTTCGAG GAGATaagcagcagcaggcagatgCATTAACGCAGAGCAGACCCAGTGACAGCACCATCTTCATTTTTGACTTCAACTCCTACCCACTGAAGGAGGCTTTCCCAAAGGAGCCAGATTTGCCTCTCAAATCCTTGCAGAACCTGCCATGGATTGAGAGATGTAACATGTTCTTACGTGATAG GCAGCAGAGCCTGCTGGGACTCAGGGAGCAGTTGCCAGAGTACTGGAGTCGGCTGCAGGCACAAGCAGCTGCCATGGAcaaggagagacagaaagggaagggaCAGAAGAAGCCATAG